The Medicago truncatula cultivar Jemalong A17 chromosome 4, MtrunA17r5.0-ANR, whole genome shotgun sequence genome includes a region encoding these proteins:
- the LOC25493403 gene encoding uncharacterized protein, whose product MGMNTSLMRGKGLSTSHVLSLVMDKLYKQFVEKDIRDFEAFHVAILDTFISINMAVPGKHYYAPSYKDVKEIFEQWKEANEEAKEKMFADFMNKNVNLNKVDESMIIAGIVAPPAAIVAKRTGQTTFPQLKFMNVIPDVIFVPSATVLALIAVKILRLMFIANTASKGATRSLVNHVMEPSSVDNIHPFAAETASDHSQQDMPKTASDSNAQQEIIKTASDAHQLTPKGNYCALCKKVHD is encoded by the exons ATGGGGATGAACACAAGTTTAATGAGAGGAAAAG GATTGTCAACTTCCCATGTGTTGAGTTTGGTAATGGATAAACTGTACAAGCAATTTGTTGAGAAAGATATCAGAGATTTTGAAGCATTCCATGTTGCTATTCTTGATACCTTCAT CTCTATCAACATGGCTGTACCAGGGAAGCATTATTATGCCCCATCCTATAAGGATGTAAAG GAAATTTTCGAACAATGGAAAGAAGCTAATGAGGAAGCCAAAGAGAAGATGTTTGCAGACTTCATGAATAAGAATGTGAATCTCAACAAAGTAGATGAATCTATGATAATCGCTGGAATAGTGGCACCACCAGCAGCCATAGTGGCTAAAAGAACAGGACAAACAACATTTCCTCAGCTAAAATTTATGAATGTCATTCCTGATGTTATCTTTGTTCCCTCAGCTACAGTTTTGGCTCTCATTGCTGTCAAAATTTTAAGGTTAATGTTCATAGCAAACACCGCATCAAAGGGTGCAACAAGGTCACTTGTTAATCATGTAATGGAGCCCTCAAGTGTGGATAACATTCATCCATTTGCAGCTGAAACTGCATCAGATCATTCACAACAAGACATGCCAAAAACTGCATCAGATTCAAATGCACAACAAGAGATAATAAAAACTGCATCAGATGCACATCAACTCACGCCTAAGGGAAATTATTGTGCTTTGTGTAAAAAAGTCCATGACTAA
- the LOC25493405 gene encoding agamous-like MADS-box protein AGL29, which produces MGRKKIEIELVDNKKARNVTFSKRRSGLFKKASDLSILCNARVGIVGFTPGGKPFAFGSPTFEAVTNVYLHGEEGESSRKNVKPSRNQNINKLNKELSDLTEELEEVDKGKASMVPTDLDLEELLKVKTSLKDLHGNIEAASSLLLLAKNPVHIIDLD; this is translated from the coding sequence ATGGGTCGtaaaaaaatagagatagaATTAGTGGATAACAAGAAGGCTAGGAATGTCACATTTTCAAAGAGAAGAAGTGGTCTTTTTAAGAAAGCAAGTGATTTATCAATTCTTTGTAATGCTAGAGTTGGTATAGTTGGATTTACCCCTGGTGGTAAACCATTTGCTTTTGGTTCTCCAACTTTCGAAGCTGTGACTAATGTGTACCTTCATGGAGAAGAAGGTGAATCATCAAGAAAAAATGTTAAGCCTTCTCGAAACCAAAACATCAACAAGCTCAACAAAGAACTGAGTGATTTGACCGAAGAGTTGGAGGAAGTTGACAAAGGTAAAGCCTCTATGGTACCTACTGATCTTGACTTAGAAGAACTTCTAAAAGTGAAGACATCACTGAAAGATCTCCATGGTAACATTGAGGCAGCATCATCTTTGCTTCTCCTTGCAAAGAACCCTGTACACATCATTGATTTAGAttga